One genomic region from Metallosphaera tengchongensis encodes:
- a CDS encoding HAD-IIA family hydrolase produces the protein MMEDYDLIISDVDGVLLREGEPIWQNIEALKKLINDGKRVILVTNNSGFSRVLLSRQLNYLGLPVRPQDIVTSGLAAVLYMKRTWDIRKVFTIGEEGLVEEIRNGGYEVMTSSEAEEGTPDAVVVGLDRLVTYDKLSIGMRCISKGAKFVATNMDRLWPSRDGLRLGAGALVNAISYSLRREPDFVAGKPNIWIIQVAMDLAKLKDLSKVLVIGDQLEIDVKMGNEMGADTILVLTGISKVEDIEKTGVKPKFIFRDLSEIES, from the coding sequence ATGATGGAGGACTACGACCTTATAATAAGCGACGTGGATGGAGTACTCTTAAGGGAAGGAGAACCTATATGGCAAAATATTGAAGCCTTGAAGAAGCTCATCAATGATGGAAAGAGGGTTATCCTAGTGACAAACAACTCCGGTTTTAGCCGGGTTCTTCTGTCGAGGCAATTAAATTACCTAGGACTGCCAGTCAGACCTCAAGATATTGTAACTAGCGGGTTGGCTGCTGTTCTTTACATGAAAAGAACGTGGGACATAAGAAAAGTCTTCACCATTGGGGAAGAGGGACTCGTTGAGGAAATAAGGAACGGAGGATACGAGGTCATGACTAGCTCCGAGGCAGAGGAGGGGACGCCAGACGCAGTGGTCGTTGGCCTAGATAGGTTAGTGACCTACGATAAACTTTCAATAGGCATGAGATGCATTTCCAAGGGAGCTAAATTCGTGGCGACCAATATGGACAGATTATGGCCTTCTAGGGACGGTTTGAGACTTGGCGCTGGCGCCCTAGTTAACGCCATATCTTATTCTCTTAGAAGGGAACCTGATTTTGTTGCTGGAAAGCCTAACATATGGATCATACAAGTTGCCATGGATCTGGCAAAACTCAAGGACTTGAGCAAGGTTTTAGTGATAGGGGATCAATTGGAAATAGACGTAAAGATGGGCAACGAGATGGGAGCAGACACAATTCTAGTGTTAACAGGTATATCCAAAGTTGAGGACATCGAGAAGACAGGGGTTAAGCCTAAGTTTATCTTCAGGGATCTATCTGAGATAGAATCTTGA
- a CDS encoding succinate dehydrogenase flavoprotein subunit, with translation MDKLVYDAIVLGGGLAGLMSAHEIASAGFRVAVISKVFPTRSHSSSAEGGIAAYVKGNSDPNDDPNYMTYDTVKGGDYLVDQDAAELLSIKSGDIVEIMERWGTLFNRQPDGRVALRYFGGQTYPRTRFVGDKTGMALLHTLFERVSGLSVDFYNEWFALDLVTDERRVVGAVAMEMKSMEPYLFLGKAVILATGGMGMLYAHTTNAYINTGDGYAMALRAGAALKDPEFVQFHPTALYPSDILISEAARGEGGILRNNKGERFMARYAPKKLDLAPRDIASRSIMIEIREGRGFPGNYVGLDLTHLGESYIKERLALAYEAAMNFAGVDATKEYIPVRPAQHYYMGGVDVDITGKNGDLQGLFAAGEAACVSVHGANRLGSNSLLETLVFGRETGQAVVSYLKRAEGSSSTDIQKEAEKIVNDAYSFVKSETGVHFGEILNKMRNVMWEDVGIFRNEDLLKTALSEVEKLRAQVKNMYVTDKSKVYNTEFFNALELRNMMDLAVVIAKAALTRTESRGAHYRTDYPERDDKNWLKHTIAYLKADKVEIGFKPVTLTKYQPEARVY, from the coding sequence ATGGATAAACTTGTCTACGATGCGATAGTTCTCGGAGGAGGTCTTGCAGGTTTAATGTCAGCTCACGAGATTGCGTCCGCTGGGTTTAGAGTAGCAGTAATATCCAAGGTTTTCCCAACAAGGTCTCACTCCTCCTCCGCCGAAGGAGGTATAGCAGCTTACGTAAAGGGGAACTCCGATCCCAACGACGATCCAAACTATATGACCTACGACACAGTGAAGGGCGGAGACTATCTGGTTGATCAGGACGCTGCTGAACTCCTTTCAATAAAATCGGGGGATATAGTAGAAATTATGGAGAGGTGGGGTACTCTATTCAATAGACAGCCTGACGGAAGAGTGGCTCTGAGATATTTCGGAGGTCAGACCTATCCTAGAACAAGGTTCGTCGGGGATAAAACTGGAATGGCGCTTTTGCACACCCTTTTTGAGAGAGTCTCTGGGTTGTCAGTGGACTTCTACAATGAGTGGTTTGCGCTTGATCTGGTCACGGACGAGAGGAGAGTTGTGGGAGCCGTTGCCATGGAAATGAAGAGTATGGAGCCCTATCTGTTTCTTGGGAAGGCTGTTATCCTAGCTACCGGTGGAATGGGAATGCTTTACGCTCACACCACCAACGCTTATATCAACACCGGAGACGGGTACGCCATGGCCCTAAGGGCAGGGGCAGCTCTCAAGGACCCGGAGTTCGTACAGTTTCATCCCACTGCCCTCTACCCATCTGACATCCTGATCAGTGAGGCAGCGAGGGGTGAGGGCGGAATACTTAGGAACAATAAGGGAGAGAGGTTCATGGCCAGATATGCACCTAAAAAGTTGGATTTAGCTCCCAGGGACATAGCTTCCCGTTCCATTATGATTGAGATCAGGGAAGGACGCGGGTTCCCAGGAAATTATGTGGGTCTAGATCTTACCCATTTAGGTGAGAGTTACATTAAGGAGAGGCTAGCTTTAGCCTATGAAGCGGCTATGAATTTTGCCGGCGTGGACGCAACCAAGGAGTACATACCAGTGAGGCCAGCGCAACACTACTACATGGGAGGAGTTGACGTGGACATAACAGGCAAAAATGGTGACCTCCAAGGACTTTTCGCGGCAGGAGAGGCCGCATGCGTCTCTGTTCACGGGGCAAATAGGTTGGGCTCAAACTCCCTTCTGGAGACCCTCGTGTTCGGTAGGGAGACAGGCCAAGCAGTGGTTAGTTATCTGAAAAGGGCTGAGGGCTCTTCCTCAACTGATATCCAAAAGGAGGCAGAAAAGATAGTGAATGATGCTTACTCTTTCGTTAAAAGCGAGACAGGGGTACATTTCGGAGAAATTTTGAACAAGATGCGTAACGTTATGTGGGAGGACGTTGGCATATTTAGGAATGAAGACCTCTTGAAGACTGCTCTCTCCGAAGTGGAGAAGCTGAGGGCCCAGGTGAAAAACATGTATGTAACCGATAAGAGTAAGGTGTACAATACTGAATTCTTCAATGCTCTCGAGTTGAGGAACATGATGGATCTAGCAGTTGTTATCGCCAAGGCAGCTCTCACTAGAACCGAGTCAAGAGGGGCCCATTATAGGACTGACTATCCAGAAAGGGATGATAAGAACTGGTTAAAGCACACAATTGCCTACCTTAAGGCCGACAAAGTTGAAATAGGGTTTAAACCCGTTACACTGACCAAGTATCAGCCAGAGGCGAGGGTGTACTGA